TATGCAGCTCACATATACGTAAGCGAATCTGAGGATCTAGTTCCTTTCTAGGAGCCATAATTCAACGCGTATATCGACGTGTATAGGTTCAGGCGCCTGAATTCGGTTGGGTTGACCTAAGGCGGTATGTAGGGCGGTAAAAGCGGCTGGTTTCAAACTTTTTGCATCCCACTGTAGGTGCTTCGTTGTCCCCACTACTTCTACCTAGCCCTATCCCGTACTAGGTGAATGGGtctattctattcttgtCCCAGGCCCGAGCGTCTATACTTCCCAGCTTCTCTAAGCGTGGGCACAAATGGGTACTGTAAGAGTGCTTTTCAGCTTCAAGGAGTCTTGATATGTTGCTATCTTCGATACTCGAGTGTATCTTTGCTATGTTCTCTTTAGTCAGAGAGTTTCCAACATATATCTTTTATTGCGATCAAAAAACCATCTCACCCTTGCCCCACCATTAGATCTACGTATTCAGCTTCGTGGTTCCTACTAAAAGAGTTGAACTTACAGTTTTAACattgttgttcttttcctgcaCTCCCTGTTATATTTTATTGCTGACCAATACTCGTAATGATGATCACGTATGCGGAACTCTCTATATTGCAACTCTCCTAAGGCCGAATCCAAggatggaatggaatggtCAATATGAGGCCTCCCTACTACTAAATCATAACATGAAATGGGGTTACGTGACCCCCAACCGGCCCTAAATCCGATCAAGATCCTGTAATGTCCTGTTATCTCCGTCTGCGCTACCTCCGGACCCTTCCTAATATCCGGATCCACTCTCTATAACTTTACTGTATCCATCACTTCCAGAACAGATTCCAcaagatggccaagaaaaaTGACAGACGAACCGACCCGAGTACGGTAAGTTCAAAATGCCACCCCAAGGCTGGCTAGACATCCACGGACATTTCTACCTACCCCAAGCACCAGGCGAAGCAGAAGCCCTAGCCGAATCCTTCCGAGCAGCATGCTTCATGGTCTCGCGCCCCGTAACATGGGAAGTCGAGTCTATCCTCCGGTACAACGACTGGGCAAACGTCCAGATGCAAATGCTCTCATACATTCCACAAAGCAgtctcgagaagctcaaggaagccAATACCTACGCCGCGTCACTTGTGTCAAAATATCCCTCCCGCTTTGGACTCCTGGCGGCGCTTCCAACCGACGATCCAGAGCTGTGCCTTAGCGAAATCAAACGAACAACATCGACATTCGCGATCCCAGCGGATGGATTCGCTGTGACGACCGTTTACAAGGGTGTCGGGCTGGGAGATCCTCGTCTCGAACCTGTTTGGGATGTGCTGAACTCTCGGAAGGCGGTTGTTCATATCCACCCTAATGCTTACGCGGCGCCAACAAACGGTCGTCCGTCGCCATTGATTGAGGTGGCTTTTGATACGGCAAGAACTGTTGTTGATATGCTTTACAATGGTGTCTTCCGCCGCTATTCTAATATCAAATTTGTTCTAGCGCACTGTGGTGGAGTGTTGCCCGTTCTGTCTGGTCGGTTGGCGTTGCTTGGAACAGAGGAATGGGTGCCGAATCCGAATGAGATCACGAgaaaggagattgaggagcAGCTTGGGCGTTTTTACGTTGACACGGCTGCAACTGCGAAGACGGGGCTTCAGCCAGCTGTGAAGATGGTAGGACTTGAGAACGTGGTGTATGGGGCGGATTGTGGAGCGCCGTGTTCTATTGAACAGACTATGgaggagaatagaaaagataTCATGGATTTCGAAGCGCAGAATGATATTCCTAGGGGTACAATTCTTGCTAACGGGTGGAAGCTGTTTCCTCAGGCGGCGGCAAGGGTAACGGCGAATGATGTATAAGTTGCCATAATTCTAGTTTATCTAGTAGTGATTGTTAACCCCTTTTCATTCTTACAAATGTATCCCGTAGTTCATGATATTGAGCCTGAAGCTGCAATGACCAAATCATATCTCGTGAACCCCGGGTATTGGTTCCTCTACCTGCCTTTCCCCACACCCAGAACAAATGCCAAAACAATACAAGCCACTTGCTCCATATTAGAAGCGTCATCTAGGCGAAATGGGCCGTATTCGTAAAGAGTGAGGAAGCGGGAGGCATGAGTCTTTCCTAGTAAAAAGTTGCGATAGTGGCGATCGAGGGTTCCAAAAGTCAAGGTGATTTCGTTTCGGTCATGGGAAATCAGAAAGATTCTGGGGAAGACTCTTGTGTTAGGTTGCTTACAAAAAAGCAGAAGTCCAGAAAACATACCGTCCCGGCATTGCTGTTTCTGGATGGTTTTTCTGTAAAACCCATGCCGCTATCTGGGCTGCCTCCTGATACTGAACCTGAGGGAGGGCATCTTCTCTCCGCCTTGCCTTGCACTCTAGCAGTGCAAACACCTTTTCTGGTTCCTCATATAAATGGAGCACTCCATCAGTGCGGGCTTGGAAACCCTCATCCCCTAGCGCCTGGAAGGGATAACAGCTCGCAGTCCATTGGGAATATACACCAGGATTCTTTAGACATACAGAATGTAGATAATCGATGGCTGCGAAAGGAACAACTATCTCGTCGGAAGTGGGAACAGCGCCCCATGCTTCCTTGCGGTCCGAATGGTCGGAAGATAATTTCAGACTCGTGCGCGTTCCTATCTGTTGAACATACCGCTGATGGCATCGCCGGACCTCGAAGATCCCCAAGGACAGAGGATCAACAGGGCTGCTCAAGGTAGAGTCATCTTAGACGTTTGGAGGTATCTCTGATACTCCGGTGTTTTCCGCAACAATGCTTCTGCATCTGCGAATCTATCTAGGCACCCATTGGGCTGGATCAAACTCCCCAGGCTTGTGCAGCTTGCACAGGATTCGCATAATTAGGAATTGGTTCTTGCTGACACGAGAGCCTGACACAATATCTATATCGTGCAGAGCCGCATTTGCCACGACTCTATTCCACACCTCCCTTCTAGGGATCTTGCACTTCGAAGCCAGTTTGAGGATTGATTCAAGTGCTGGACCTTACATAAAGTACGATAATAGTAAGACAGACACCAATGCAGGCCCTAAAAGTGATGGTCAGAGACGTTAAAGCGGATCTACACATAACTAAggtggagagagagagagctCCTTTATAATACCCTAAGTATTCAGCTACTAAGTGACTAATATGACTACTATTCACAGCCCCCAAGACAATAAAAGAATCATACAAAAGCATTCATCAGTGTTAGTTAATACCGTAAAACTAGGggtaaaaataaaaatctaCGATGAATTCCAGACTCTAAGTTacattccttcttcaataATCGTTGTATGCGGTTATGCAGAAGCAGACATAAGATAACGTTGTAGATATTATTCACCTATGAAGACCTAATTGCTGGACGTCTGTCTTTGCCGGCGCTTTGCCAGTGAGCCAGAACTTAGGTTCAAACATTTAACAAGATTCTCGAGCCTCTTGAATAGGGAATAGTTGAATAAGTCCATAAGATGTAATAAAACTACCAGCTAGCGGATCTATCACAGCGTCTACGACCTAGGCTGATTATCTTTCTATGCAGCTCGTGCCTCTTCACCGTAGATACCTTAAAGGTTAATGATATGGAGTCTGCTTCCTTACAGACAAGCCCATATAAAGATCCTCAAAGGCTTAACAAAGCTTTttcagaaaacaaaggatttggaaatgaagaaatcgTGGTAAGGTTAAACGACTTGCATTTAAAAGCGCTGTGCGCTGATATTGCTCTTTTCTAATTTATTTCTGTCCTCAATAAATTTAGCTTGTGTCTAGGTAACTCCCTTAGATACTGGTTTGTGGCTTATTAGCCAATATCTCATATGTCTATACTTGAATTGATTATTTTCCCAAGCCGGAAACAGTGGTCGTATCTACCTCGTGAAATTGTTCTAAAAGCACCCTTTTGTAGATAAACTTATATTATCTTGTGTCTCAAATATCCAAATCAAACCTTCATACATCTACATTAGAACTATTTACCCCAGCACCTGCCCAATCCTCTTGACTGATTGATTGTTCGACTCCTAGCACTCGGCTTCTCGCAGGTGAGATTTATGAGATCCAAGCATGAATGTATTTCTCAAGCTCTATGTCGTCAGAGATAACCAGCTACTGTTTAGGGCTCAACCTCGACTACGGATACTTGCATAATTTGGCAACTGATTGGCCTTTCCTGCTATGCTATTAACGCCTGTGCTGCCTAACTCAGTTGTGCCTGTTGAATAATGCCTTCCAATGATACGATAAGGAAATGCAAAATAGTCCACATATCTTCACTGTAACCACGGGCGGCGCTATTCGTCATACATACACCAGTGGTCTCATTTGTTGGTTAGGTAGAAATATAGTTTACCTTCAACCCCATaaacctcatcttctcaacCCCTTTCTCGTTTTACCAGCCATATCACTTCCTTAATCACGACACAATGCCATCCAGCTCCCGTCCCCAGGAAAAGTCCGTCTCACGACTTATAGAGCGGCTTTGTAGCTGCAAGACGGAACTTATTACCGTCGAATGCtgtcagaagatgaggatcGAGGTAGCCCCAATTGCACTGGAGGACATGGCTGCTCCAGAGTTGCGCCCGTACTATTTTCGTGCCACTCTGCCTGTTCGACCTTTTTTCTCGTTGGCTACTCGCCGATCCTGTGGGAATGGGGTCTATCACTGGGGAAACCTCCGAGCCTACCGGAGAGCTTGACAGGGAAACTATCATAAATAGAGTGGGCTCGTAGCTACATATAGTCACTGTGGAACGGCTTATTGGGTAGGTTTTAGACTACCATTACTACCACTATACGGATCCAATGAGACCTTTGACtttgttttttattcttttctactCTAGCTCTTGAAATATATTGCTCTAAATAACTCTAATAACCCGCAAGAAAGTCAAACGAGGACGATAACTGATCAAGCTGCACTGGCCACTTGTGCCCCATTTGCATACTCCACTTGATCAACCACAGCCTTCACGTCCTTCTCATTGACCTCCTTGCTCTCCCCCTGGCCCTCTTTAACGGGATAAAAGTCGATATTGCCATGAGCTTGAATCACACCAATGCGATCCAGAAGCGTACGGGAACGTACGTACGGATCCAGCTTCCAATAATTCTCCCGTAACCGCATGGCGATATCCGCCCTACGATCTTTTTGCTGTGAAGCATCACCCATATTCCCCTTGTCCTTGGCAGAAAGCCACATCGAAGTTGCTTCGAAGAGTTCCTCTCCGATCTGTTGGTGCTGGGCCATGATAGAGTCTCTGGTGGTCGTGTCTTGAAGTTGAGCATTTTCGTCTTGTTCAGGCTCTACGTATTCGTAGGTCCAGTCTTCATCACCGCCAAGTTCCTTCACAATCTGGGATCGATCGATGAATTGCTCCAGGTCTTCAACTGAGTTCACGAAGTGAACTTTGGCGGCCACAACCGGGTCAAGCCAGCCCCGGATGACCTTCCAGATTCCTGGTACGGGAATTAGCAACTTCAGTAGCTGGGGGAGGGTTGAAAGGTGCATTGTAAGTACCGGAGAAGAACCATGGGGCATTATAGAAGAGCATGTATCCAAGCGATTCGGGATAGTTTTCCTGGAAGCATTCGATAATGAACTTGACTGGAGCGTACTCCTTTGAATAGTTAGCACATGACACGGATCTCTTCGAAGGTCATAATAGCCTACCATATTTGAAAGAGCAAAGTTTGTCAAGTCGAAGATTAGTGTCTACTCATCCAGTCCACGAATTAGCCGCATTCATACCTTCTCATGCTCAATCGCGCATAACGGGCACTTACCATGGTCTCAACAGGAGGAACAAGCAGCAGTCGCATCACCTCGATGTTCCACAAAATACATGAATTGAGCGCCTTTTCAGTCTGCGCGCCTGGCTTATGGGTGCGTGCTCTCACAACACAAATAGGACGACCGGATTTATCGGAGCCATGAAAAAAGCCCTTACCCATGCGCAATTGGGCTATAAAGCCCTCACCGTCCTTTTTCTCATTGCTGGAAGTGCTGCTCTGCGACTGTTGCAATGCATGAAGCTCTCCTTTGCGGATTACCTCGGTTTCTACTTGTTGCTGCTTGCTCCACCACTCCAATGCTGATACGAACTTGACAAAACCTTTGGGAACATTCCACTTCTCGGCACGTAAGTATCTGAGAAGGAATGTGTCTGGATGGTCTTGTTTCATCATAGCAAAGAAAGCCGAGCGACGCTCGTCCGGCTTGAGCTTGGTCAGAACTTGCTGAATTAACTTGATCTCCTGTGcgttcatcttcatcgctTCAAGCTCGGAAAGCAGTTTGGCAGGCACCGGAGGCGAGTCGTTCGTTTTGCTCGTGTCCTCCGACCATGATAGTGAGAAGAGTCTTCTGCGCTGTTTAGGTGATGTTGTGGAGGTAGTTTGGCCACTCCGATTCGTGTCTGTGCGATATAACTCGGCGTCGCACGAtcgcaagaagatcctccatAGCTGTAggagtttctcttcttggtcttgggtGAGGTTCCCCACGTACCCCGTTTCTACGGTTGCGATACTCATTTTCAGTTGTATTTCGGCGGTACGTTGATAATATCTGGTAGAAGAAGGGTAGCTGTAGGTTGCTTATATTTGGCTGTGTAAGGTATCAGCCCTCGATCAATCCTCGGTCCGTGACGACCTTTCCTTAATACCGCGGGGTGGTCCCAATTGAAATATTAAATAGACCCCTTGGCTTAGTGTATACCGACAGTTGAGCACCGATCCACATGTGAAATCTCGCAGCTACTTTAATAAAGGGACCAAGAGCCTGGGGTTCTTCCTCGGTATGTAAGCGTGAGGGGTAAGAGGTACATCAGGGACGATCTGCAAACCTCTGGGGCTATGATTGACGCCTTGTCTCAGAGAAACCTGCTGGGGCAGAGTATGATTCTGTTGGGATTCAGTAATCTACCAGGTTCATCCATGTCATGAAAATCATGGGATGTACACAGTATCCTGGGCGCATATCACCACGTTTCTTCCGGGACCGTGACGTGCGTTACGTCCACTGCAGAGTGGCATTCTAATCTTGATGATGGGACACGACAGATCATCCAATCAGGACTAGGGTTCAGGCAGTTCATTTGCCAATCACATATGATGGATTTCCGCCTAATCTGGGCAGGAGTGCGAGAGTCTATGGGTCGCTCCATCTGAAAGTCATCTCTCGTGGACTCAggggagaaggggaaagcgGGGTTAATAACCTAAAAGGCTGAATATTGGCCGCGTGGTACAGGGGTACAGGAACGGTATCTACTTAGCCGATTGGCGCAGTGGCTGGCTGGCCATCAGAGTACCTAAGGTCCTAAGTATCTAGGCTTAgggcaag
The sequence above is a segment of the Aspergillus oryzae RIB40 DNA, chromosome 3 genome. Coding sequences within it:
- a CDS encoding amidohydrolase family protein (predicted protein), which gives rise to MPPQGWLDIHGHFYLPQAPGEAEALAESFRAACFMVSRPVTWEVESILRYNDWANVQMQMLSYIPQSSLEKLKEANTYAASLVSKYPSRFGLLAALPTDDPELCLSEIKRTTSTFAIPADGFAVTTVYKGVGLGDPRLEPVWDVLNSRKAVVHIHPNAYAAPTNGRPSPLIEVAFDTARTVVDMLYNGVFRRYSNIKFVLAHCGGVLPVLSGRLALLGTEEWVPNPNEITRKEIEEQLGRFYVDTAATAKTGLQPAVKMVGLENVVYGADCGAPCSIEQTMEENRKDIMDFEAQNDIPRGTILANGWKLFPQAAARVTANDV
- a CDS encoding uncharacterized protein (predicted protein), coding for MPSAIGTRTSLKLSSDHSDRKEAWGAVPTSDEIVVPFAAIDYLHSALGDEGFQARTDGVLHLYEEPEKVFALLECKARRREDALPQVQYQEAAQIAAWVLQKNHPETAMPGRYVFWTSAFL
- a CDS encoding CRAL-TRIO domain-containing protein (phosphatidylinositol transfer protein PDR16 and related proteins) encodes the protein MSIATVETGYVGNLTQDQEEKLLQLWRIFLRSCDAELYRTDTNRSGQTTSTTSPKQRRRLFSLSWSEDTSKTNDSPPVPAKLLSELEAMKMNAQEIKLIQQVLTKLKPDERRSAFFAMMKQDHPDTFLLRYLRAEKWNVPKGFVKFVSALEWWSKQQQVETEVIRKGELHALQQSQSSTSSNEKKDGEGFIAQLRMGKGFFHGSDKSGRPICVVRARTHKPGAQTEKALNSCILWNIEVMRLLLVPPVETMTLIFDLTNFALSNMEYAPVKFIIECFQENYPESLGYMLFYNAPWFFSGIWKVIRGWLDPVVAAKVHFVNSVEDLEQFIDRSQIVKELGGDEDWTYEYVEPEQDENAQLQDTTTRDSIMAQHQQIGEELFEATSMWLSAKDKGNMGDASQQKDRRADIAMRLRENYWKLDPYVRSRTLLDRIGVIQAHGNIDFYPVKEGQGESKEVNEKDVKAVVDQVEYANGAQVASAA